Proteins encoded within one genomic window of Mycolicibacterium aubagnense:
- a CDS encoding histidine phosphatase family protein, translated as MSGRLVLVRHGQSEANVAKRLDTRPPGAPLTQLGHQQARDFGIDWAHPVGLVVHSVAQRAIQTAADIADGLGLEPVEAHGIHEVQVGDLEDRSDAEAIEQFEARYEDWQRGKLDVAMPGGETGREVLDRYVPVLTNLRLRNLDNHDWAGDILVVSHGAAIRLVAAQMAGVDADFALEHHLGNGQCVVLSPITDGRWSCVQWGAVLPPFYPGHDPEAPPAPDPMG; from the coding sequence ATGAGTGGGCGCTTGGTTCTGGTGCGGCACGGGCAGTCGGAGGCGAACGTCGCCAAGCGGTTGGACACCCGGCCGCCCGGCGCGCCGCTGACGCAGCTCGGCCATCAACAGGCGCGCGACTTCGGGATCGATTGGGCGCACCCCGTCGGTCTGGTGGTGCATTCGGTGGCGCAGCGCGCGATTCAAACGGCCGCCGACATCGCGGACGGGCTCGGACTCGAACCGGTCGAGGCCCACGGCATCCACGAGGTGCAGGTCGGCGACCTGGAAGACCGGAGTGACGCAGAGGCCATCGAGCAGTTCGAAGCCCGGTACGAGGACTGGCAGCGGGGCAAGCTGGATGTCGCGATGCCCGGTGGGGAGACCGGGCGCGAGGTGCTGGACCGGTATGTACCGGTGCTGACGAACCTGCGGCTGCGCAATCTGGACAACCACGACTGGGCCGGCGACATCCTGGTGGTGAGCCATGGCGCCGCGATCCGCCTGGTGGCCGCGCAAATGGCCGGTGTGGACGCGGATTTCGCGTTGGAGCATCACCTGGGCAACGGGCAATGCGTGGTGCTCAGCCCGATCACGGATGGGCGATGGAGCTGCGTGCAGTGGGGAGCGGTGCTGCCGCCGTTCTACCCGGGACATGATCCCGAGGCGCCTCCGGCGCCCGACCCCATGGGCTGA